The following DNA comes from Armatimonadota bacterium.
CAGACAGTCACGCTCTTTTACGCTCATGAGTAGTTCCATCCCGGATAGTTCGCCGCGCGACGACGACGACACTACCACCGGACATTTCTACTTTGCACCAACCGGACATTATCACGTTGCGCTTACAAAACCTGCTGATAGTGCTTTACAGCCGCGGAGTGGTTTGATATACTACGTGTCCCAACGACGGGCGCTTAGTTCAGGGGGAGAACGCCACCTTGACACGGTGGAGGTCAGTGGTTCAAATCCACTAGCGCCCACCATGAGGACCACCAAGCCACACCCATCGGGTGTGGCTTTCGCTTTTCCCCGGGTTCGTCCCCAATCGGCTCTCGGTTGCTCAGTCGGGTCCGGCGTTTCGACCAGCCCGACAAAGAAGAAGGGACCCGGAGCCCGGGTCCCTTCTGGTGTGTCCTTGCGCTGCGCGATTGGACTTAGAAGCCCACGCGCACCTCGGCTGCGAGCAAGTCCTGATCTGCCATTCCGGCGCCGGATGCGGCAGCGCCCTGAATCGCGTAGGTCAGCCCGATCTCGACGCCGTCCGCAACCTTCTTGCTGGTGCGGATGGAGAACAGCTCGTCGTAATCAAGAGCCGACAGCGGCGACATGGCCCAGTAGTTGCTCTTGCTGTCGAGGCTGTAGTAGGCGATCTCGAAGGGCAGGTTCGCCAGGTTGAACTGCAGCTGCCCGCCGATGGCCTCTACGTTGGTGATCGCGATCGGGTTCCGCAGCCAGCGCTCCCACGAAATGGCGTTGCCGCCATTGGTGTTCTGCGCAACGAACATGCCGCGGTAGTCCTCGTAGTACGGGTTGATGGTGCTGTACCACACATCGTAGCCCGCATCCACGCTGGAGTAGTACCCGCGCAGGTTCCAGTTCTTGCCCTTCCACACATCGACCATGGCCATGACCGCCTCAGGAGTGCTGAAGTTGAGGTTGGTCATGTCCACGCCGAGGCGGGAGTCGGTGAGCTGGGCGTACTGCGCATACAGCTCGCGGCCCCAGAACTTGGTCCAGAAGTCAATGGCCCAACCGGACTCGAAGCCGTAGCCGTCATCGAGGTACTCGCCGGCGATCTTCCAACTCGGCTTCTCGTAGCTGACCATCGCTGCGAGGTAGCCATCGCTGGTGTCATAGCCGTTGGCCCAGTCGTACTCGGCCGCGCCCACGAACAGGTCGAAGTCGAGGTTGGTGTTCCACACGTTGTCGAACTTGGCGCGGACACCATCCTGGGACTGGCGGCTGTTGTTGACCAGGAGGCCAAGGCCGTAGTTGACGAACTGGCGGCCCCAGACCCAGTCAGCAGCAAGCAGCTTCTTGGTCGGGAACATCAGGCAGGCTTCGTCGAGCCAGATGGTCTCGGCGCTGTAGCCGTCGACCGCGCCCATCTCGTTGGCGGACGGAGCAACGGACTGTCCGGCGCCATACCATGCGCGGCCCATGTCACTGGTGTTGCGGACCTTGAGGGCAATGCGGCCCATAAGGTCGTTGGTGACCTGGCCTTCCACGCCGACCTTGGCGGTGAGGTTGTCGAACTGATAGTTCGCGGACACAACCTCGTCACCGGCCCAGCCGATGCGGTAGTCGATGAACCCGAAGACCTTCGGGCCCTTTGCATGCTCTTCGAGCCATGCAACGCGGTCGCTGAGGTCATACACGTCGTCCTCGAGGTAATCGAGGTCGTCGCGGATGTCCTTGAGTTCGTCGGCGAACTCATCGATCAGCTGCTTGCAGATCGCCCTGACCTCATCCGGGGTCGGGGGATCGCCCTTGGGACCCTGCGGACCAGCGGGACCAGCGGGACCGGCAGGACCCTGCGGACCGGCGGGGCCGGCAGGACCGACAGGACCAGCAGGACCGGCGGGACCAGCGGGGCCGGCGGGACCGGCAGGACCGGCAGGACCGGCAGGACCGGGGTCACCCTTGGGACCGGTGGGACCGACAGGACCGCGCTCACCGCGAGGTCCGGGAGGGCCCATCGGGCCGGCAGGGCCGGCGGGGCCTACGTCGCCCTTGGGACCCATCGGGCCAGGGTCGCCCTTGTCGCCCTTGGGGCCGACCTGGGCAGTGCCCACGCCGCCACCGGCGGGGCCGGCGGGACCGGCAGGACCGGCAGGACCAGCGGGACCAGCAACTCCGGGAGGTCCAGCGGGACCAGCGGGGCCGGCGGGACCAACGTTACCAGCCGGGCCCTGGGGACCGCGGGGGCCGGGAGGGCCGGGAGGGCCGGCGGGACCAGCGGGGCCCTGCTTGCCCTCGGGGATGGCTTCGAGCATGCGCGCGATGGCCGCTGCGAACTCGTAGCGGGTCATGGCGCGGTCGCCGCGGAAGGAGCCATCGGGATACCCGATGATGATCCCTTCGTCGACGAGGGTCTGCACGGCGTCGTACGCCCAGTGATCGAACGGCACGGTCTCCGCCGGGTTCGTCTGCGCGAAGCAGGGAACCACGAGCAGGGAAACCACAGCACACAGCATGAGCTTTCTCATCGTCTGTAGTCCTCCTCAATTTGGTCCGGGGGATGTCAGCCGCCGCTCGCGGTGAGTGCGGAAGCATCCCGGAACGAGCCTGTCTGTGTTTGCGGACCGGCGAGGAGAGTGTCCTTTGTTTCCTCTTCCGCGCCCGCCGCGTCTGCAATGCCCATTCCGCTTCACATGCTTGACCCCTTGTGCCCGGCCAGGAGGTGCCTCCCTTCTTGGCCAGACTCGGCACATGGAACATGCAAAGCACCGGCTGCCGCGGCCCGGGAAGCCCAGGCCACGCACTGCG
Coding sequences within:
- a CDS encoding S-layer homology domain-containing protein; its protein translation is MRKLMLCAVVSLLVVPCFAQTNPAETVPFDHWAYDAVQTLVDEGIIIGYPDGSFRGDRAMTRYEFAAAIARMLEAIPEGKQGPAGPAGPPGPPGPRGPQGPAGNVGPAGPAGPAGPPGVAGPAGPAGPAGPAGPAGGGVGTAQVGPKGDKGDPGPMGPKGDVGPAGPAGPMGPPGPRGERGPVGPTGPKGDPGPAGPAGPAGPAGPAGPAGPAGPVGPAGPAGPQGPAGPAGPAGPQGPKGDPPTPDEVRAICKQLIDEFADELKDIRDDLDYLEDDVYDLSDRVAWLEEHAKGPKVFGFIDYRIGWAGDEVVSANYQFDNLTAKVGVEGQVTNDLMGRIALKVRNTSDMGRAWYGAGQSVAPSANEMGAVDGYSAETIWLDEACLMFPTKKLLAADWVWGRQFVNYGLGLLVNNSRQSQDGVRAKFDNVWNTNLDFDLFVGAAEYDWANGYDTSDGYLAAMVSYEKPSWKIAGEYLDDGYGFESGWAIDFWTKFWGRELYAQYAQLTDSRLGVDMTNLNFSTPEAVMAMVDVWKGKNWNLRGYYSSVDAGYDVWYSTINPYYEDYRGMFVAQNTNGGNAISWERWLRNPIAITNVEAIGGQLQFNLANLPFEIAYYSLDSKSNYWAMSPLSALDYDELFSIRTSKKVADGVEIGLTYAIQGAAASGAGMADQDLLAAEVRVGF